TGGGAGGAGAAGGCGAGCAGCTGAGAGACAGGGTGAGTCTCCTGTTTAAGACAAGTGTGTCCTAGATGCTATGAGACTCTGACCGGCACACAGGCTACTGgctgtggggagggcagggggagggctgcaTAACTGCCTCAGACAAATGTTCTTTGCCCACAGACCCCACCATCCCCACCTCTGGCCCAGATGACCCCTCTCCTGCCAGCCTTGGGAAGCCTTCGGTGCAGCCAGAGTGTGGGTCAGGGTCCTGTAGCATTGGAGAAGTGCCTGAACGCGGGGGGCAGCCTCCTGTGGCTCCGCTGCCCCTCTTCTTCCTGACCCTGGAGGCCGACTGGGCAGAGGCCAGAGCCCGCTGGGGGCTGGCCTGGGAGGCCCACGTGTACGGGGTAGGCACGCTCTTCGGCCTGGTGGCCCTGCTGGCGCTGCTGGCCCTAGCCCTTTTGCCCTGGCGCTGCCCGCCAGGCGCCCCCTGCCTGGCGCTGCTGGACCTGCTCCTGCTCTCGGCCGGGACCACGCGGGCCTTCCCGCTCTTCTACGACGCCTACGGGCACCGCGACCGGCTGCCCCAACTCGCCTGGCTGCTACTGCAGGACCTTCCGCTGCCCTGCCTGGCCGCCGGCCTGGGCTTGGCCTGCCTGCTGCTGGCCCGGCCGCGCCCGCCTAGGTGTCCCGCCGGGNNNNNNNNNNNNNNNNNNNNNNNNNNNNNNNNNNNNNNNNNNNNNNNNNNNNNNNNNNNNNNNNNNNNNNNNNNNNNNNNNNNNNNNNNNNNNNNNNNNNCGCGGGCTTCACGCCTTCCTCGCCGCCCTCCTTTCCGGGCTCCTGCTGGCGCTCTCCTGCTGGGGGGGACGGCGGCGGCGGGCCGGAGCGCCCCTGGGAGGGTCTGGCTTCAAGGGAGCCACCCCTCTCCCGCAGGCGCGCAGCCCCTTCGCCCCGCGCGAGACTTGGCGGCGCGCGGCCCGCACAGCCCCGGTGGCGGGCACGTTCGGGCTGCTGAGCGGAGCCCTGCAGGGCTATGAGGTGTTGCACGCCCTGGGCTATGGCGGCCAACCCGGCCTGGAGGGACCTTGGCCCTGGTGGGCCTTCCAGCTAGGCCTGCGCTTGGGCGAGGTGGGCGTCGCACTTCCGTTGGCGCTGCTGGGCCTCTACCCGGCGCTCTGCAGCCCCCGTGTGCCGCCGCGCTGCTGGGCCAAGCTCTTCCGCCTGTCCCCGGGCCACGCGGCCCCACTGCTGCCCGGGGGCTGGGTCACCGGGCCCCCAGACAAGGAGCCTCTGGGTGGCGCCATCGCGCGTGGCGACGCGGAGCTGCTGCAGCTGTGCGCCCTGGCAGGGCCCGGCCCCGACCTCCTACTCCAGGGAGGAGGCTGCCGGGGCTTCGACGGCGCGGCGGCCAACCCGGCCCCTTCTCCGGCCTCCTCCCCCTGCAGCGATTACACCGTGGATTTCCGCCCGCCCTCCCCCATAAACCTGCGGCGCAGCATTGAGGAGGCCCTGTGCAGCGAGGCCCTGCTCACGCCGGGCCTCTTCCAGGGCCCTGCCTACGGGGAAGCCTTGCCTGGGTTGGGCCTCTACCGCGCCACCTCGTTGGGGGCGAAGATGGCGGCCGGACCCAGTGGGAGGTCCGAGGAAGCCCTTGGCTCTCCTGCGCAGCAAGAGCTCCCCTCTCCCGGGGCCTGGCCTGCGGGCAGCAGCGCCTCTTCTGGCTCACTGTGCGGACTTTCAAGGGACAGCTCGTCCATGCTGCTATGCTCCAGCCCCGACAGGCCTCCACGCTGTCCGCTGGTCTGCGTCCTCAGTCCCCCGCGGCCCTCAGGAAGCAGCCCGAGCCTCCCGGGCTCAGGCTCCTACAAGGCCTTGTCCCCGCCCTCCCGCGACTCCCCAGAGCCCACTCTTGAGCTGCAGGCTGCAGAGGCCTTGCTGCAGGAGCAATTCCTGGACGCCTGCCGACAGATCGATGAGCTGAGCGTGGGCAGCGACACCATAGACCTGTGAAGAGGCGCCCCCTATTCTGGGTGCACCAGCCTATGCCCCCTCCTGGCGCCTGCTCTGCCCGAGACCTGCACACTGTAACCCTTCCCCAATCCTGCCTGGCTCAGATacctctccccacttcctttcccatccaggggtccctgggtgggtgGGTCAGCAGCCAGGCTCTGTTGATTGGGAATTAGTGCCACCTCCTCTGGAGCCCTGGGCGCTTGATGCCCTCAGCTGCAAATCTAGGTTGGCAGGGGTCCCACTTTCCTTGGCATTCACCAGCAATAAAACCCCAAGGTGCTCCACTCCTGACCACCACTCCCCACTCTGGTGCTGAGTGAGAGGGGCTGTCCTCAGAGGACCTCAGACTGGCTTTGGTCCCCATACCCACCTCTGGCACACCCAGGAATCCCATTCCTGTATGAGTGAGACTCCCTGTCCTCCACGTGATCCTTCCCCAAAGAAGGGTCCACAGCTCATCTAGGAGACTCTACAGTCGTTGGGTGGGAGGTGAACGCATTCAGAGTtaatttatcaataaaatattttcagagaaaggtCTGATCTTCTTGGAAAAGCTTCGATGAGGCAACAGCAGTGGCGGTTCCCTCCGTTTTGGAAGAGATGCTGTGTTTGGGTGGGTGCGTTCATCTCAGACCCCAGTGGCCCTCCTTCCTGACTGCAAGAAGTACTGTCCTGTAGCTGAGATGAGTGAGGGTCCTCAGAGTGACCCCTTGAAGACCCTCTGACTTTCTGGGCCGTGACTTGTCCGAGATGAAACAGGCCCTGAGATGTGAGGCGGGAACTCTACAGTCATTGGTGGGAGTGTCTGCATTCCTAGTTTGCAGGTTGTGGTGGACAGCTGGCTAGGGACTAGTCAGTGGCAAAGTCCTTCATGGAAATGATACTCATGTCAAGGGCTTGACCACTTTGAGCTGGGAtccccagccctctccctgccATGTTACAGAGGATTTTTGGATTCACAGAGGAAACTACCTGCTCCACCTACCAACAGGGCTTTTTCAAGGTTCGACTCACAAACCCTCTTCCCTTGCATTCATCTCCCATAGGTGCAGATCCTCCCTGAAGAAAGCCTGTCTCTCCCAAATCCCAGCCCCATCTCACTCACCAAAGCACAACTCAGACCACCAGACACTCCATAACCCTTCCCTTATTCAGAGTATTTGGCTCTGAGCTCTGTGGAGTGAATGCATTTGTCATTTGGCTAAAATGCAGGAAGTTCAGAGGGGCACCAAAACAGGGTCATAGATTAGgtctaaaaatgaaaaacctgACAGTGCTTTGGCAGATATCTTGCACATTACATGGAAACCTGGAGGGACACAACATATCAGGCTCGAAGTGGAAAAACAGGAATGGGAGTGGTTTCTTCCAAGTCTGTCCATCAGCTCTTGGAGGTTTGAGAAGGAAGGTGGAACCAGAGGGAAAGCAGGCAAGGAGGTCCGGAGGGGTGGGCCCTCACCAGACCAGGTCCATGCACGAGTAGAAAAATTAATGCACTGCTCTCCTTGCAGATAGAGAGCTGTCTTGCCTGAGGGGCATGTCCAGGGTCTGGGACCTCAGAGGAAGGAAGAGTCAGTGATGTTTGGGGAGAGTGAGGGTCGTAGTAGGGAAGACAGTgagaggagggtggggcaggCCCCGCTGAGGGATGGAACTAGAATGGTGTTGACGGTGTCTCCTCCATCACCTGGCTCAGCTTGGCTCAGAAATTCTTGCTGCATCGTCACTCtgggctgaggcccagagaactgCCAGCCTCCTAATTACAGGCATTTCTCAGTGGTGTCATAGCGGCAGTGGCAGACCCAGCATTGGAGCTGCTTTGTATCATGGAAGGAGTGCTTGCTGCTCGGATAAATCGctccctttcttccccacttACCCTTCCATCTGCCTCTGCTCATTCTCAACTCCTCTTGGCCACTCTTCCTCGTCCTAATGCTTGCCTGCTCCTTCACTCTCCCCACCTGGGGCCCCGGGGTTCATGCACACACAGGTTCCGACAGAGCAATCCAAGCCCACATACCCCTAGTCAGTCtgttggtctgtctgtctgtctgtctctccctcccaaccccccaatACACACACTCCTTTTCTGTCCAGAAGCTCTGAATGGGGCTGGTGAGATGGAGAGGAGGAAGACAGCTCAGTGTTCACCAGCTGCAACACTTCTCAGCAAGAATGACCTCAGTCCTTCGATTTTATAAGGAGACCACTGCTTTGGTGAGATAACCCTTCCCTTTTGTCCCATGCCTCAGCTTGTAGCCAAAGCAGGTTTCCCAGAAGAGCCCAGGTAGATCCTAATACATACATCCTTCAGTCCTAGTTCTTAGTATTGCAGGGGACTGAGAGACAGACTCACCCTTGTTTATTCAaggtctttaaaacattttattgaatgcttacaaTGTGCTAGGTGCTGAAGAGAGAGAGGTGAACGAGGTGGACACCAGCCCTGAACTTACGAACTTGAAGGTTTTTGGGGGAAGGCAGACATTGAAGAACTAATCataggtgctcctgggtggctcagttggtagagcatgcgactcttaatcttgagattttaagttcgagccccatattgggtatagagattacttaaaaataaaatactacataaAATAACGAATCATATAactataaataattacaatagcACCAACTACAGTTGTGAGAAGTGCTAAGAGCAAGAAGTAAGTGGCATTGATCAGAAGGTTTGGCTTGCAAGGGGGAATGAAACCAGAGGGATGGGGCCTGGAGAGGCTGGCTGGGAGAAAGCACAGCCCAGGCCTTTCTTACTGCCTTTCTGTGCTGCTGCACAGTGATGGATGAGAGAGAAGCCCACAATTTATTTCCCCTGGAAGCCACGTTGCTGATGTGGTGCAGGGCACCACAACTCCTGCTCTTTAATAAAGAACTCTGCGTGTGTCCTGGGTAGATGGATGAGCAAATATTCCTGACTGAAGCACCACGTGACCTCACGGATGTGAATGGATaggagaggaggggctgaggtTGAGGTTGGAAGCCAGGTCGGAAACTGGGTATCTGAATTGTTGTCCTCCCTTAGGGACACAGCAGTCCTCCTCTTTGTGGGTGGCTGCTGCCCCCTGTTGGGCACATGCCCACAGATTTGTTTTGTTCTCTAAGGAAGGACTGAGTGAGAAGTGTATTTAAACCAGCATTGTAGGGACATCCCAAAAGATGTTGGAACAAGCCTTCTTAGGGATCTTTTCCCTGTGTATATTGCAGCCAGCACTGGGAAGGCCTCCCTATAGCTAGGGCCCTGAAGCTTGCAGTTCATTTTTGGGGATAGAATTTTGATTTCTAAAGTGGTGAGtggacaggagaggaggagaaaagaagagggaggaatgTGGAATTCCAAACCAACTTTATTCAAATGACCCACCTTACTTCTTTTGTCCATTTGTCTCTATCCTGGATAGGGTTAACCCCATAGccttaaaaatctgttttgtatttCAGTACTTCCTTTCTTGagttatgtgtttaaaaataactggCA
The genomic region above belongs to Suricata suricatta isolate VVHF042 chromosome 2, meerkat_22Aug2017_6uvM2_HiC, whole genome shotgun sequence and contains:
- the PRRT4 gene encoding LOW QUALITY PROTEIN: proline-rich transmembrane protein 4 (The sequence of the model RefSeq protein was modified relative to this genomic sequence to represent the inferred CDS: deleted 1 base in 1 codon); its protein translation is MAGHGCLGLGLFCWVLLAVPVGPQPASSVSGVPLTTLTPPPQTEASMLSLNLGLNFKFHLRGPAAAWGISVTETQPLSPGPSREPEEEVASGLRTDPIWELLVGSLVKSPPEWGSAEGGSTPWASSQSPEFTSPLSGPTDRPTAPYQPRKGTVTWDTALTVTAAPSSAPRPRQSELELKFDMALRAGAAPTLGHRTLPLLPSLRASLAEIAGRLGPFGFFGTTLSPLRNFSGPSPLGPTLPPSSAARVSDSPGFFGTTLSPPPSPLERKLPSSGPLDPAASLSSVTIATASLDPTIPTSGPDDPSPASLGKPSVQPECGSGSCSIGEVPERGGQPPVAPLPLFFLTLEADWAEARARWGLAWEAHVYGVGTLFGLVALLALLALALLPWRCPPGAPCLALLDLLLLSAGTTRAFPLFYDAYGHRDRLPQLAWLLLQDLPLPCLAAGLGLACLLLARPRPPRCPAGXXXXXXXXXXXXXXXXXXXXXXXXXXXXXXXXXRGLHAFLAALLSGLLLALSCWGGRRRRAGAPLGGSGFKGATPLPQARSPFAPRETWRRAARTAPVAGTFGLLSGALQGYEVLHALGYGGQPGLEGPWPWWAFQLGLRLGEVGVALPLALLGLYPALCSPRVPPRCWAKLFRLSPGHAAPLLPGGWVTGPPDKEPLGGAIARGDAELLQLCALAGPGPDLLLQGGGCRGFDGAAANPAPSPASSPCSDYTVDFRPPSPINLRRSIEEALCSEALLTPGLFQGPAYGEALPGLGLYRATSLGAKMAAGPSGRSEEALGSPAQQELPSPGAWPAGSSASSGSLCGLSRDSSSMLLCSSPDRPPRCPLVCVLSPPRPSGSSPSLPGSGSYKALSPPSRDSPEPTLELQAAEALLQEQFLDACRQIDELSVGSDTIDL